The following nucleotide sequence is from Streptomyces sp. HUAS CB01.
CCGCCGGCGCCGCGGTCCCCGTAGGCGAGGTGCGCCGGGATGGTCAGCTGGCGGCGGCCACCGACCTTCATGCCCTGGACGCCCTGGTCCCAGCCCTTGATGACCTGGCCGGCGCCGAGCTGGAACTGCAGCGGGGTGCCGCGGTTCCAGGAGGCGTCGAACTCCTCGCCGGTGGAGAAGGCCACGCCCA
It contains:
- a CDS encoding FKBP-type peptidyl-prolyl cis-trans isomerase; its protein translation is MSIEKPEIDFPGGEPPADLEIKDIWEGDGPEAKAGDTVSVHYVGVAFSTGEEFDASWNRGTPLQFQLGAGQVIKGWDQGVQGMKVGGRRQLTIPAHLAYGDRGAGGGRIAPGETLIFVCDLVAV